The following proteins come from a genomic window of Heyndrickxia acidicola:
- a CDS encoding dynamin family protein, with amino-acid sequence MIKESTTQKETISYVLQLVQHFKENGDTERAEKAESLLKKLHHGEFIVAFCGHFSAGKSTMINKLLGENVLPSSPIPTSANLVKVTKSNNNYAVIRYDKEQLLFKAPYDFKTVKDFCKNGNVKEIEIGKSQTDLPEGVTVMDTPGVDSTDDAHRIATESAIHLADIVFYVMDYNHVQSELNFMYTKDLLQHGVELYLIINQIDKHKEEELSFEDFESSVSESFASWNVYPKGIYYTSLKNPVHHSNQFDAVKKLMLTALMEKEERIIESARAAGNLLLKEHLKWLDEQLEMDSIPFEEVLSGYNEEEIAEITEKEEQIKLQLDKIDIREEKWTKQFTDELDKLVESAYLMPYQTRELAEAFLQSVQPEFKVGLLFGKKKTELERKERLDAFYHNVKTLVESQLDWHLREFAQKALRTANNTNSQLLKEAQTLSVPFNREMVTSTVKQNAMVTGEYILHYCDEIANQLKFSAKKACEEIKQAAANQIKARDSKEKQELERELKLVSEGSKALRELDHIRLIREKKEENLHDPLMDSHNLMQKYIDKWQDQEENRVIYSESMSAQLSEDKNESPLAPGEKRDQVFNLIPPDKMAANLQSAVQLLKDKHGFQRFAANLLEKAARLESRDFTIALFGAFSAGKSSFANALMGEKVLPVSPNPTTAAINRICPPNSVHKHRTAVVHLKSREQMMADVKHSLKVFGKECGDLASSLPLIQELAGSEEGDGRSKVHLSFLNAFAKGFSVFESVMGTNVETDIQGFQEFVANESKSCFVESIDLYFDSLLARQGITLVDTPGADSINARHTGVAFEYIKNSDAILFVTYYNHAFSKADREFLIQLGRVKDAFELDKMFFLVNAVDLAESEEELNDVLSYVRAQLSQYGIRFPRLFGVSSLLALEHPDRAPGMKDFKEAFHDFLEQDLTQMAVKSAEVELQRALQMVTAIIESGKESREEKERKASLLESQQMEMQKILHKAEPEWLAAGFQQELKELLFYVKQRVFYRFSDFFKEAFNPATLQKNDKSSLKQALEELLDSLGFDFSQELRATTVRLENHVNKLFQESFNQLSGEFSKLNEDITLSEFKTAALATPDFPKAFENQPRGNLESTFKYFKNARAFFEKNEKQLMQNELESLLKPMSDKYLEEQTFVLSNHFETFIHQEFSRMLGEMEADIYDQFQGWLSALTQTIDLNAWTEIKAQLGNSLNQGG; translated from the coding sequence ATGATTAAGGAATCAACAACTCAAAAAGAAACAATCAGTTATGTTTTACAATTAGTACAGCACTTTAAAGAAAATGGAGATACAGAACGGGCAGAAAAAGCTGAAAGTCTATTAAAAAAACTGCATCATGGAGAGTTTATTGTGGCTTTTTGCGGACACTTTTCAGCCGGCAAGTCAACAATGATTAACAAGCTTTTGGGAGAAAATGTACTTCCATCCAGTCCTATTCCAACAAGTGCAAATCTTGTAAAGGTCACAAAATCTAATAATAATTATGCGGTGATCCGTTATGATAAGGAGCAGCTTTTGTTTAAGGCTCCCTATGATTTTAAAACGGTAAAAGACTTTTGTAAAAATGGAAATGTAAAGGAAATTGAAATTGGCAAAAGTCAAACGGATTTGCCTGAAGGCGTTACCGTTATGGATACACCTGGGGTAGATTCTACAGATGACGCTCACCGGATTGCAACAGAATCTGCTATCCATTTAGCGGATATCGTCTTTTATGTAATGGATTACAACCACGTCCAGTCTGAATTGAATTTCATGTATACAAAGGACCTACTTCAGCACGGTGTGGAACTGTATTTAATCATTAACCAAATAGATAAACACAAAGAAGAGGAGCTATCCTTTGAGGATTTCGAATCTTCTGTTTCTGAATCCTTCGCATCCTGGAATGTTTATCCAAAAGGGATTTACTATACAAGCCTGAAGAACCCGGTTCATCACAGCAATCAATTTGATGCCGTAAAGAAGCTTATGCTGACTGCTTTAATGGAGAAGGAAGAGCGAATAATTGAGTCTGCACGGGCTGCTGGCAATCTATTATTAAAGGAACATCTAAAATGGTTGGATGAACAGCTTGAAATGGACTCCATTCCATTCGAAGAAGTGCTATCTGGTTATAATGAGGAAGAAATAGCCGAGATTACAGAAAAAGAAGAACAGATAAAGCTGCAATTAGATAAAATTGATATACGGGAAGAGAAATGGACAAAACAATTTACGGATGAGCTGGATAAATTGGTCGAAAGTGCTTATCTTATGCCTTATCAGACTAGGGAACTGGCAGAGGCCTTTCTACAATCTGTACAGCCTGAATTTAAAGTGGGGCTGTTGTTTGGCAAAAAGAAAACAGAGCTGGAGAGAAAAGAACGTCTGGATGCTTTTTATCATAATGTAAAAACACTGGTGGAGTCACAGCTGGACTGGCATTTACGAGAATTTGCGCAAAAAGCACTGCGTACCGCAAATAATACAAACAGCCAGCTTCTTAAAGAGGCACAAACGCTTTCAGTGCCTTTTAATCGTGAGATGGTTACATCAACTGTAAAGCAGAATGCCATGGTAACTGGGGAATACATTTTACATTATTGCGATGAAATAGCAAATCAATTGAAATTCTCAGCTAAAAAAGCTTGCGAAGAAATAAAGCAGGCGGCAGCTAATCAAATAAAAGCAAGGGACAGTAAGGAAAAGCAGGAGCTTGAACGTGAACTTAAATTGGTTAGTGAGGGGTCTAAAGCTTTACGCGAATTGGACCATATTCGTTTAATCAGGGAAAAGAAAGAAGAGAATCTGCATGATCCTTTAATGGACTCTCATAATCTAATGCAAAAGTACATAGATAAATGGCAGGATCAAGAAGAAAATCGCGTGATTTATTCAGAATCGATGTCGGCCCAATTGTCTGAAGACAAGAATGAGAGCCCTCTTGCACCTGGTGAAAAAAGAGATCAGGTTTTTAATTTAATTCCGCCAGACAAAATGGCTGCTAATCTTCAATCAGCAGTACAATTATTAAAGGATAAGCATGGTTTTCAGCGTTTTGCTGCAAACCTCTTGGAAAAGGCTGCACGATTAGAAAGCAGAGACTTTACTATCGCCTTGTTCGGGGCGTTTAGCGCAGGAAAGTCTTCCTTTGCTAATGCGCTTATGGGAGAAAAAGTCCTGCCAGTCTCACCTAATCCTACAACTGCTGCAATTAATCGAATCTGTCCTCCCAACAGTGTTCATAAACATAGGACAGCGGTAGTTCATTTGAAATCCAGAGAACAGATGATGGCCGATGTAAAGCATTCATTAAAAGTATTTGGCAAGGAATGCGGAGATCTTGCATCTTCTCTTCCACTTATTCAAGAACTGGCTGGAAGCGAGGAGGGAGACGGGAGGTCAAAAGTCCATTTATCCTTCTTAAATGCATTTGCGAAAGGATTTTCTGTTTTTGAATCTGTGATGGGAACCAATGTAGAAACGGATATTCAGGGGTTTCAGGAATTTGTTGCAAATGAGTCCAAGTCTTGTTTTGTAGAATCGATTGACCTCTATTTTGATTCATTGCTGGCAAGACAGGGCATTACGCTTGTTGACACTCCTGGTGCAGATTCCATTAATGCCAGGCATACCGGCGTAGCATTTGAATATATTAAAAACTCGGACGCCATTCTTTTTGTAACCTATTATAATCATGCTTTTTCAAAGGCTGACCGTGAATTTTTAATACAGCTTGGCAGGGTAAAGGATGCCTTTGAACTGGATAAAATGTTTTTTCTTGTAAATGCAGTGGATTTGGCGGAATCAGAGGAAGAATTGAACGATGTTCTATCCTACGTTCGTGCACAATTATCGCAGTACGGCATTCGCTTTCCGAGACTTTTTGGCGTTTCAAGCTTACTGGCACTCGAGCATCCTGATAGGGCTCCTGGAATGAAGGACTTTAAAGAGGCATTTCATGATTTTCTTGAACAGGACTTAACTCAAATGGCAGTAAAGTCAGCTGAGGTGGAGCTGCAAAGGGCATTACAGATGGTAACGGCCATTATTGAATCGGGAAAAGAAAGCCGGGAGGAAAAGGAAAGAAAGGCTTCCTTGCTGGAATCACAGCAAATGGAAATGCAAAAAATACTTCATAAGGCAGAACCTGAATGGTTAGCTGCAGGTTTTCAACAGGAATTAAAGGAGCTTTTATTCTATGTGAAGCAGCGTGTGTTTTATCGATTCTCTGACTTTTTTAAAGAGGCATTTAATCCTGCAACATTGCAAAAAAATGATAAAAGCAGCTTGAAACAAGCATTGGAGGAGCTTCTTGACAGCCTCGGCTTTGATTTTTCCCAGGAGCTGAGAGCGACGACTGTCAGACTTGAAAATCATGTGAATAAGCTTTTTCAGGAGTCTTTCAATCAATTGAGCGGAGAATTCTCTAAACTGAACGAGGATATTACGTTATCTGAATTTAAAACAGCAGCACTGGCAACGCCGGACTTTCCAAAGGCATTTGAAAATCAACCAAGGGGAAATCTTGAAAGTACGTTTAAGTACTTTAAAAACGCACGGGCCTTTTTCGAAAAAAATGAAAAGCAATTGATGCAGAATGAATTGGAATCATTGCTGAAGCCGATGTCAGATAAGTATCTTGAAGAACAGACATTCGTGCTTTCAAATCACTTTGAAACATTTATTCATCAGGAGTTTTCTAGAATGCTAGGAGAAATGGAAGCGGACATTTATGACCAATTCCAAGGCTGGCTAAGTGCGCTGACCCAAACCATAGATCTTAATGCCTGGACAGAAATCAAAGCTCAATTGGGAAATTCTTTAAATCAAGGAGGATGA
- a CDS encoding sulfurtransferase: MKFVKQAEWLNNQLYNDNIRIADCRFALSDSLLGQKLYNEVHIPGAIHFDLERDLSGKVTEHGGRHPLPDTEIIKEKLERAGINNKSTVIAYDSGEGSFAARLWWILRYLGHDKVYVLDGGFKEWQNKNFAVTKDLPEFKTESYTLNLQPDLAATYEEVKKAVVAGEAVLVDSRESARFMGLTEPIDKKPGHIPGAINKVWTENLRNGYWKSIEEQKERFRDLKPSDTIIVYCGSGVTATPNVLTLTELGYDHVKLYPGSYSDWISYHENPVESSES, encoded by the coding sequence ATGAAGTTTGTGAAGCAGGCGGAATGGCTGAATAATCAGTTATATAACGATAACATTCGTATTGCTGATTGCCGTTTTGCATTAAGTGATTCATTGCTCGGACAAAAACTTTATAATGAAGTACATATTCCAGGTGCCATTCATTTTGACCTGGAAAGAGATCTCTCGGGAAAAGTAACGGAGCATGGAGGCCGGCACCCGCTGCCGGATACGGAGATAATAAAGGAAAAACTTGAACGAGCGGGAATTAATAATAAATCCACCGTCATTGCGTATGACTCAGGAGAAGGTTCATTTGCGGCCAGGCTTTGGTGGATCCTAAGATATCTGGGACATGATAAGGTTTATGTATTGGACGGTGGTTTTAAAGAATGGCAAAATAAAAATTTTGCTGTAACAAAAGACCTTCCTGAATTTAAAACGGAATCCTATACGTTAAACCTTCAGCCTGATTTAGCAGCTACTTATGAAGAAGTAAAAAAAGCAGTGGTAGCAGGGGAAGCAGTGCTTGTGGATTCACGTGAATCTGCCAGGTTTATGGGCCTAACAGAACCGATTGATAAAAAACCCGGACATATACCCGGGGCTATTAATAAAGTATGGACTGAGAACCTGAGAAATGGATACTGGAAAAGTATTGAGGAACAAAAAGAACGGTTTAGGGATTTAAAGCCTTCGGATACCATTATTGTATACTGCGGGTCAGGGGTTACAGCAACTCCCAATGTTTTAACCCTTACTGAATTAGGATATGATCATGTAAAGCTGTATCCCGGCAGTTACTCTGATTGGATTTCCTACCATGAAAACCCTGTTGAAAGCAGTGAATCATAG
- a CDS encoding 5'-3' exonuclease — MALLFRAFYATAVTGQFMVNTKGMPTNAVQGFMKHLFLAIEDTEPTHVMVCWDMGSKTFRNELFEGYKSNREAPPIELIPQFDFVKEVVDACEIQNIGIAGFEADDCIGTIAKAVHRDINVIIVTGDRDLLQLLDEQIEVRILQKGFGNYKSYTHDLFIEELGVTPKQFIDVKALMGDTSDGYPGVKGIGEKTALKLIQQYEHIDGLLLNLTGLSPSQRKKIEDDMDMLHLSRKLAEINCEVPLVYSLEHAVWSNVPDTFDDYLHDMELRSIRRHMIQSNYFLTMGRA; from the coding sequence ATGGCTTTATTGTTTCGTGCCTTTTATGCGACTGCTGTTACCGGCCAATTCATGGTGAATACAAAAGGAATGCCGACAAATGCGGTCCAGGGCTTTATGAAGCACCTTTTTCTGGCAATCGAAGATACAGAGCCTACACATGTAATGGTGTGCTGGGATATGGGCAGCAAAACCTTCAGAAATGAATTGTTTGAAGGGTATAAGTCGAATAGGGAAGCCCCTCCAATCGAGCTGATTCCACAATTTGACTTTGTAAAAGAAGTCGTCGATGCATGTGAAATTCAAAATATTGGTATCGCTGGTTTTGAGGCAGATGATTGTATCGGAACGATTGCCAAAGCGGTACATCGCGACATAAATGTTATTATTGTTACAGGTGACAGGGATTTATTGCAGCTATTGGATGAACAAATTGAAGTGCGAATTCTTCAAAAGGGGTTTGGCAACTACAAGTCTTATACTCATGATCTCTTTATAGAAGAGCTTGGCGTAACACCTAAGCAATTTATAGATGTAAAAGCACTGATGGGGGATACAAGCGACGGATATCCAGGTGTAAAAGGAATTGGAGAAAAGACCGCTTTAAAGCTCATTCAACAATATGAGCATATAGATGGCTTGCTTTTGAATCTTACTGGTTTATCCCCTTCCCAGCGTAAGAAAATAGAAGATGATATGGACATGCTTCATTTGTCAAGGAAATTGGCAGAAATCAATTGTGAGGTTCCGCTTGTGTATTCACTTGAACATGCTGTTTGGTCGAATGTACCAGATACATTTGATGATTATCTTCATGATATGGAATTAAGGAGTATACGCAGGCACATGATTCAATCCAATTATTTTCTTACCATGGGACGGGCATAA
- a CDS encoding DUF6123 family protein has translation MSNGELSLDDYLLYLREKGFKFQEDVIGFIYFGKQYTQAQDSLIKAAIEITLKTQKTFDGSFYMSLLEFFQQNHVENKKQAYRFVREKGLLPA, from the coding sequence TTGAGCAACGGGGAATTGTCACTGGATGATTATTTACTCTATCTTCGTGAAAAAGGCTTTAAATTTCAAGAGGATGTCATCGGATTTATTTATTTTGGGAAACAGTATACTCAGGCTCAGGATTCACTGATTAAGGCAGCAATTGAGATTACGCTAAAGACCCAGAAGACCTTTGACGGAAGCTTTTATATGTCGCTTTTAGAATTTTTTCAGCAGAATCATGTCGAAAATAAAAAACAGGCATACCGCTTTGTTCGTGAAAAAGGGTTATTGCCTGCTTAG
- a CDS encoding DMT family transporter translates to MNKGKIYECLLLFIAFVWGATFVIVQKVVAAIPPLTFNSIRFFLAGLAMLLIYSLYEKNKPPFSWKSLLSGIILGFCLFIGYSFQTIGLLYTTPAKAGFITGLSVVMVPLISFLLFKRRPSGIAVLGSILAAGGLYLLTAANVSLFSLGNFLMLICAIGFAFHIALTDRAAKNNNVYFITTVQIFTVSFLCGIGAISFEKWQHAFHYENISTLEVLFAFATTAFIGTAAAFLIQTISQRHTSPTRVGIILTMEPVFAAITSYLCIGETLTLSGLLGCIMIFLGMMISELQGFIKKSRKKAINEKKAV, encoded by the coding sequence ATGAATAAAGGAAAGATTTATGAATGCTTATTACTATTTATTGCATTCGTTTGGGGCGCTACCTTTGTGATTGTTCAAAAGGTTGTGGCAGCCATTCCCCCGCTCACCTTTAATTCAATCAGATTTTTTCTTGCCGGGCTTGCTATGCTTCTAATTTATTCACTCTATGAAAAAAACAAACCGCCATTTTCCTGGAAATCTCTGTTATCAGGTATCATTCTTGGCTTTTGCTTATTTATAGGATATTCTTTTCAAACCATCGGACTTTTGTATACAACTCCAGCCAAAGCTGGCTTTATTACAGGTCTGAGTGTTGTCATGGTCCCATTAATCAGCTTCCTTTTATTTAAAAGGCGTCCATCGGGCATAGCCGTTTTGGGATCAATCCTTGCTGCCGGTGGACTTTATTTACTAACCGCAGCCAATGTATCTCTGTTCTCTCTGGGGAATTTTCTGATGCTAATATGTGCCATTGGGTTTGCCTTTCATATTGCATTAACGGATCGCGCCGCAAAGAATAATAACGTATATTTTATCACAACAGTACAAATATTTACCGTTTCGTTTTTATGCGGGATTGGAGCCATCTCTTTTGAAAAATGGCAGCATGCTTTTCATTATGAAAATATTAGTACATTGGAAGTACTATTTGCATTTGCAACCACTGCCTTCATCGGAACAGCAGCTGCTTTTCTCATTCAAACCATTTCTCAACGGCATACTTCACCCACCAGAGTCGGAATTATTTTAACAATGGAGCCTGTATTTGCTGCTATTACTTCCTACCTTTGTATCGGGGAGACATTGACGCTGTCAGGATTACTGGGCTGTATCATGATATTCCTGGGAATGATGATTTCAGAATTACAAGGCTTTATTAAAAAGAGCAGGAAGAAGGCAATAAATGAGAAGAAAGCTGTATAA
- a CDS encoding reverse transcriptase-like protein: protein MAELYIDGASAGDPGPSGAGIFIKNNGQVQRYSIPLGLMENHEAEFTALIKGLEICLEQNFTFVSVRSDSSAVVNAVEKGFAKKEKYRALLERTLHLTEAFELFFIKWIPGKENKTADELAKKAVRMNEVGHE from the coding sequence TTGGCAGAACTTTATATTGACGGGGCAAGCGCGGGTGATCCGGGTCCAAGCGGTGCTGGAATATTTATAAAGAACAATGGGCAGGTTCAGCGATACTCCATTCCACTTGGTTTGATGGAAAATCATGAAGCTGAATTTACGGCATTGATAAAGGGGCTTGAAATTTGCCTGGAACAAAACTTTACTTTTGTTTCTGTCCGCTCTGATTCATCAGCTGTTGTAAATGCGGTTGAAAAGGGATTTGCAAAAAAAGAAAAATATCGAGCCTTACTTGAACGCACATTGCATTTAACTGAAGCGTTCGAATTGTTTTTCATTAAATGGATTCCAGGAAAAGAAAATAAAACAGCCGACGAGCTGGCTAAAAAAGCTGTCCGAATGAATGAGGTGGGGCATGAATAA
- a CDS encoding reverse transcriptase-like protein has product MRVKLKWIYKGPKTEALVFESEWTSQNAMERILEDLLRTGRAANLTVIDEMGNEWNRKEFLKLKVVLEEEPHDIVVFFDGGYDLEQGKAGLGMVIYYQKGQKTYRIRSNSILQELDSNNEAEYAALYNAILLLEELGVKHTPCSIKGDSLGVLKQLEGEWPCLEENLNRWLDRIEKKIKELGLKASYTPISRKENKEADQLASQALNNKIIHSHATITE; this is encoded by the coding sequence ATGAGAGTTAAGCTTAAATGGATCTATAAAGGCCCTAAAACAGAGGCATTGGTTTTTGAATCGGAATGGACGTCACAAAATGCAATGGAACGCATTTTGGAGGATCTCTTGCGTACCGGAAGAGCTGCAAATTTGACGGTAATAGATGAAATGGGGAATGAGTGGAATCGAAAAGAATTTTTAAAATTAAAGGTAGTTCTTGAAGAAGAGCCTCATGATATTGTCGTTTTTTTTGATGGCGGTTATGATCTTGAACAAGGAAAAGCAGGGCTTGGAATGGTAATATACTATCAAAAAGGTCAAAAAACATATAGAATTAGAAGCAATTCCATCCTGCAAGAACTGGATTCAAATAACGAAGCAGAATATGCAGCTCTGTACAATGCCATCTTGTTGCTGGAGGAACTTGGTGTTAAACATACTCCTTGTTCGATTAAAGGAGATTCACTTGGTGTGTTAAAACAGCTTGAGGGAGAATGGCCGTGTCTTGAGGAGAATTTAAACCGCTGGCTGGACCGAATTGAGAAAAAAATAAAGGAGCTGGGGTTAAAGGCCTCCTATACACCCATTTCAAGAAAAGAAAATAAAGAAGCGGATCAATTGGCCTCTCAGGCATTAAATAATAAAATCATTCATAGTCATGCTACTATAACCGAATAA
- a CDS encoding zinc-finger domain-containing protein: MNRKEIIKELDEVLTTYCEDCLLKAHFRKENGKKFAHRFCISQCTVGSKLKDYGEKLKS, from the coding sequence ATGAATCGAAAAGAAATAATAAAAGAATTGGATGAGGTACTTACAACATATTGTGAAGACTGTCTGTTAAAAGCTCATTTTCGCAAGGAGAATGGGAAGAAATTTGCACACCGTTTTTGCATTTCGCAATGTACAGTGGGATCTAAATTAAAGGATTATGGAGAAAAATTAAAATCATAA
- the cspD gene encoding cold-shock protein CspD, whose protein sequence is MQNGKVKWFNNEKGYGFIEVEGGDDVFVHFSAIQGEGFKTLEEGQEVSFEIVEGNRGPQAANVTKLPQ, encoded by the coding sequence ATGCAAAACGGTAAAGTAAAATGGTTTAACAACGAAAAAGGCTATGGCTTTATTGAAGTTGAGGGTGGAGACGATGTATTTGTTCATTTCTCAGCTATTCAGGGAGAAGGCTTCAAAACCTTAGAAGAAGGCCAGGAGGTTTCTTTTGAAATTGTCGAAGGAAATCGCGGACCTCAAGCAGCTAATGTAACAAAACTTCCGCAATGA
- the mntR gene encoding transcriptional regulator MntR yields the protein MPTPSMEDYIEQIYLLIENKGYARVSDIAEALSVHPSSVTKMVQKLDKDDYLVYEKYRGLVLTSKGKKVGKRLVDRHDLLEQFLNMIGVAEENIYQDVEGIEHHLSWNSIDRIGDLLQFFEENPDQIKTLKLIQQRNEEGI from the coding sequence ATGCCAACACCAAGTATGGAAGATTATATTGAACAAATTTATTTATTAATTGAGAATAAAGGATATGCGCGGGTTTCAGATATAGCTGAAGCGCTGTCTGTCCATCCCTCTTCCGTTACAAAAATGGTACAGAAACTGGATAAAGATGATTATCTTGTTTATGAAAAGTATAGAGGATTGGTGCTGACGTCAAAAGGGAAAAAGGTTGGTAAGCGTTTAGTGGACCGCCATGATTTATTGGAGCAATTTCTCAATATGATTGGGGTTGCTGAAGAAAATATCTATCAGGATGTTGAAGGAATTGAGCATCACTTAAGCTGGAATTCTATTGACCGCATCGGTGATTTATTGCAATTTTTCGAGGAAAATCCAGATCAAATTAAAACATTGAAGCTGATACAGCAAAGAAATGAAGAAGGAATATAG
- a CDS encoding DUF3892 domain-containing protein: MESIEKVQRNLHGDIVSFQTSQGRIISYQKALIEAENRLLSGITIEKDSNGAVHLANAQDGDEDFLEYPPIF; the protein is encoded by the coding sequence ATGGAAAGCATTGAAAAAGTACAAAGAAACCTTCATGGAGATATTGTTAGCTTCCAGACGTCACAGGGACGAATCATCTCTTACCAAAAAGCCTTAATTGAAGCAGAAAACAGACTATTAAGCGGAATAACAATAGAGAAAGATTCCAACGGTGCCGTGCATCTGGCTAATGCGCAGGATGGAGATGAGGACTTTTTGGAATATCCTCCAATTTTTTAG
- a CDS encoding class I SAM-dependent methyltransferase, with product MNRFSWSEAAKTQWDEKADDWHAASKNNWTKGSRKEIVPFIKQYIPVGSVADMGCGDGYGSLLLSREGYKVTGIDLSKEMIDKARLYEKQMQSNHPMFLEGSFTNTSFPEESFDAVMAINSLEWIEFPLDGLNEMKRIVRKGGFGCFAILGPTAMPRINSYKRLVGTDVICNTMMPWEFERLATETGWEKTAEKHVFKRGVDPQMLKDLSNELKQALTFLTIFMFKRI from the coding sequence ATGAATCGTTTTTCCTGGAGTGAAGCAGCAAAAACACAATGGGATGAAAAGGCAGATGACTGGCATGCAGCAAGCAAAAACAATTGGACAAAGGGCAGCCGAAAAGAAATTGTCCCTTTTATAAAACAGTACATTCCAGTGGGGTCTGTAGCAGATATGGGGTGTGGTGATGGCTACGGTTCACTTTTGCTTAGCCGGGAAGGATATAAGGTTACCGGAATAGATCTCTCAAAGGAAATGATTGACAAAGCAAGGCTGTACGAAAAACAAATGCAGTCAAACCATCCAATGTTTTTAGAAGGCTCTTTCACAAATACGTCCTTTCCTGAAGAGTCATTTGACGCTGTAATGGCGATAAATTCATTAGAGTGGATTGAATTTCCTTTAGATGGGCTTAATGAAATGAAAAGAATTGTAAGGAAAGGAGGATTTGGGTGCTTTGCCATACTGGGACCTACAGCTATGCCAAGGATCAATAGCTATAAAAGATTAGTGGGCACCGATGTTATCTGCAATACCATGATGCCATGGGAATTTGAAAGACTGGCAACGGAGACAGGATGGGAGAAAACAGCGGAAAAGCATGTTTTTAAAAGAGGGGTTGATCCTCAGATGCTGAAGGACCTCTCGAATGAATTAAAGCAGGCCCTAACTTTTTTGACGATTTTTATGTTTAAAAGAATATAA